Below is a window of Stappia sp. DNA.
CCTCGCCTTCCAGATTGGCGCCGTGGCAGACGGCGCAGGTCTCGGCATAGATCGCCCGCCCCTGCGCGACGACGGCCGCGTCGCCCGGCGTCAGCCGCCAGGGCGGCGGGTCTGCGTTCGGTCGCGCGGCGAACAGGGCGGCGGAGGTGCCGCCGACGACGACAAGTGCCGCGGCGGCGGCGAGAACAGGGATGCGCCGGCCGGACCGCGCTCCGGTGGCGGGGGCGGGCCTGCGCCCGGATTTGGACATGAGAGGATCCTCGTCTGACGAACGGTAACGGCCCCCAACGGGGGCGGGGACGTCAGACGGGAATCGGGGGGCGGAACTGGAAGCGGGCGTCGTGGGCGGCGATCCGTGTCGGACCGTCGGCGAAGACGGAGGCGCGCGCCGCGTCGGGCACGTGCGGTGCCTCGAGGATCGCGGGATGGCAGTCGAAGGCACAGCCTGACCCGTGCGCGCCCGATCGGGCGCGCAACAGGCAGCAGGGCGGCATCTCGGAGGCGGGAGGCGGCAGCGCGCTCAGGCTCGCGGCGGTCGGCGAGCCTGCGTCCCGCGCGGTCTCGACCCTGTGCGACGCTCCGGCATGGACCGGGGCCTGAAAGGACGCCGCCCGGTCCGCGCCGTCATGCGCCATGGCGATCCCGCTCCCCGGTCCGGGGGCGAGGCTTGCGGCCAGCAGGACGACCGCCAGAATGAGCCGAAGCGCGCGTATCATGCCTTTCTTCTAGCGCGCCGAGCGTGGCGATCCCAAGGCAGGGAGATCACGTCCCCGTGAATGCGGGCAAGGCGGCACGAGGTCTCACGGGGCGATCTCGATGGTGCCGAGCACCTCGAAGCCGTTGCCGCCCATCCGCCCGACGATCACCTCGCCGGAGGCGGGAAAGACCCCGGTCAGCGCGGTGATATTGACCTGATGGGTGACCAGCATCAGCCGGGCCGTGCCGGCGGTGTCGCGCAGGAAGGCGCGCGTGGCCCGCGTCTGCTCCGGGCCGGCCGCGCGGTTGCCAAAGAAGGAATTGAGCGCTGGCAGATCCTCGACCGGTCCGAGATCGAGCAGTTCGGCCGTCTCGCGGCAGCGGCACCATTGCGAGGTGAGCACTCGGTCGACCGCGATCCCGCGCGCGCGAAACGCCGCGCCGATGGCGCGGGCCTGGTCGCGGCCGCGCTCGTCGAGATTGCGCTGGGTGGTGCAGTCGTCCAGCGCGAAATCGGCCGGATCGCCGGTGCCCGGCGCCAGCGCATGGCGCATGATCGCGACCGTGCCGGGCTCGTCCAGCGCCGCCCATGCGGCTTCGGAAGCCTGCGCCGCCGATCCCGGCATCAGCGTCACGAGCGCAAGGATCCAGAGCGCGCCAAGGCGCGCCCCGAAGCGCCGGGGGCGTGTCTTGGCAAGGCGCAAGCGCTTGACCATGTCGCATGTCCTTTCGTGTGTCGTGCGGGCGTGTGTTCGAGGAGAGGTACGCCAGCGTGCCGCGATTGGACGCCTTCTGCGCTTCCAGCGTCTTGAGACGAGGCGGACGGAGGGTCACACTCGGATGCGGCGAGGCTGTCGGATGAAAGGAGAGCACACGCGTGAGAACCTGGAACGAACCGCCGCCTCTGGCGCCCGGCGCGGTGCATCTCTGGCTCGCGCGCGATG
It encodes the following:
- a CDS encoding histidine phosphatase family protein gives rise to the protein MVKRLRLAKTRPRRFGARLGALWILALVTLMPGSAAQASEAAWAALDEPGTVAIMRHALAPGTGDPADFALDDCTTQRNLDERGRDQARAIGAAFRARGIAVDRVLTSQWCRCRETAELLDLGPVEDLPALNSFFGNRAAGPEQTRATRAFLRDTAGTARLMLVTHQVNITALTGVFPASGEVIVGRMGGNGFEVLGTIEIAP